The sequence below is a genomic window from Betaproteobacteria bacterium.
GCGAGGTCGGCGCGGCCTTCGGCCATGGCGACTTCGAGTTCCTTGATGAACAGGCCCTTGCCGCCGATCTGGGCCAGGGGCCGGTCGAGAATCTGGTCCCCCTGGGTGGTCATGCCCAGGATACTGACCGTGGCGCCAGGATTGAGGGCCGACAGACGATCCCGGACATGCTCGGCCTGCCACAGGGCGAGGCGGGATTCACGGGAGGCGATGACGATCTGGGCGGGTGCGGACATGGCAGGCGGCTCGCGACGGGAGGGCGCCGATTCTACCACGCAGCCCCGCCCTAACCGGCGGTGGCCAGGGCCCGCGCCACCGCCCACTGGCGGCGGCTCACCGGCAGGCGGTCGGGCACGCCGCGCACCAGGGCCCAGCCGTAAGCCTCGGCGTCGTCCCCCGCGGTCCGCTCGAAGCCGGCCAGGGCATCGCGCGCCACCAGGACCGCCCGGTGCAGACGCAGGAAGCGCTCGGCAAATTCCTGCTCCAGGTGGGTCAGGGCGTCGTCGAGCAGATACTCGCGCTCCCGGGTACGGGCGGTGACGTATTTGAGATCGGCCTTGAAATAGAGCACATCCGCCACCGGCACCAGGAGCAGCCGCCCCCGCTCGTGGCAGGAAAGATGGCTGCGCCCGCTGCCACGCATCTCGCGACCGATGGCCTGGAGCGCCTCTCCCGTCTTGCCACGCACCGGATGCAGCTTCTGCAGGGCAGCCAGGAGCCGCTGCGCCCGCACCGGTTTGAGCAGGTAGTCGATGGCGTTGAGGTCGAAGGCCTGCACCGCGTAGCCGTCGTAGGCCGTGGTGAAGATCACCGCCGGGCCGTCCTCCAGCCCCCCCAGATGGCCGGCCAGTTCGATACCGTCCATGCCGGGCATGCGGATGTCGGCCAGGACGACATCCACCGGCGTATGGCGGAGAAAGTCGAGGGCTTCCAGGCCGTTGCCCGCCTCACCCACGCAGGTGTTGGGCAGGCTGGGGGCGATGTCGGCCAGGAGTTCCCGCAGGCGTGCGCGGGCCAGGGGCTCGTCGTCCACTACCAGGAGGGTCAGGGCTGGGGTCGTGTGCGGCATGGCAGGTGAATGAGGACGCGGTAGACATCGGTGCCTTCCTCGATGTCGAGGCGGGCTTCCAGATCGTAATACAGGGCGAGGCGTTCGCGGATGTTGGCCACCGCCATGTGGTTGCCCCGGGCGTGACCGCCGCCGCCCGCCGGGTTGGCGATGACGATGAGCAGTTCATCGGCGCGGCGGGAGAAGGCGATGTCGATGGTGCCCCCTTGCGGCCGCGGCTCGATGCCGTGATAGACGGCGTTTTCCAGCAGGGGCTGGAGCATGAGGGGCGGAATCGCCTCGTCCAGGGGGAGATCGGCCACCTCCCACCGCACGTGCAGACGTTCGCCCAGGCGCAGGCGCTCCAGGTCGAGGTACTGGCGGGCCAGGGCAATTTCATCCGACAGGGGCACCCGCTCCGCCGGATCCCGCAGGGCCGCGCGAAAGAGATCCGACAGGGACTCCAGCGCCTCCTCAGCCCGCCGCGGCTCCGCCCGGATGAGGGACAGCACGGCGTTGAGGGAATTGAAGAGAAAGTGGGGCCGGATGCGGGCGTTGAGCGCCGAAAGACGCGCTTCGCTCATGGACGGTGAAATGGCCCGCAAGCGCAGGTCGAAATAAGCCAACAGAAGCGCCGCCCCGCCCCCCGCGATGAGGGCCGCGCGCAGGCTCTCCCAGGGGGTTCCCTGGTCGAGGCCGATCCAGGCCCACAGGTCGCTCTGCAGGGCGGCGAGTCCCGCGGCGAGCCCCACCACCGTCGCCTGGGCGGCACGGGGAGGCAGCTTCCACAACACATCCCGCGCCCCGGCGACGATGCCCAGGCTGATGAGCAGCAAGGGCTCCACCAGGGCAGACAGCTCGACGAAGCGCCAGGGCCAGCCGCGCAGATCGGGGCTTTGCAGGAGGGCCGCACCCAGGGCCAGGGCGTTGCCTCCAAGCAGCACACGCAACACGACCCCGAGATTGCGCCAGTCCGGCAGGGGATGAACCGCCTGGATTTGCCTTATCATTTCGCTTCCCGAATCTTTCCGTTCGCGCCCTGCGCGCATGCCAAACGGAACTCTAACCCCGATTTGCGCCACTGAAAATGACTTCCAACGCTGCACAATACACCTGGGCCGGCCGCTTCTCCGAACCCGTCTCCGATCTCGTCAAACGCTACACGGCCTCGGTGGATTTCGACCGCCGCATGTGGCGCCAGGACATCCGCGGCTCCCTGGCCCACGCGCGCATGCTGGCCCGGCAGGGCATCATCGCCGCCGCCGACCTGGCCGACATCGAGCGGGGCATGGCCCAGGTGGCGACCGAGATCGAATCCGGTGTCTTCGAGTGGTCCCTCGATCTGGAAGACGTGCACCTCAATATCGAGAAGCGCCTCACGGCCCTGGTCGGCGATGCAGGCAAGCGCCTGCATACCGGCCGCTCGCGCAACGACCAGGTGGCCACCGACATCCGCCTCTACCTGCGCGACGCCATCGACGACATCCTCGGCCTCATCCGTGCCTTCCGCAGCGCCCTCCTCGATCTGGCCGAGAAGGAAGCCGCCACCCCCATGCCCGGCTTCACCCACCTCCAGGTCGCCCAGCCGGTGACCTTCGGCCACCACATGCTGGCCTATTTCGAGATGTTCGGCCGCGACGGCGAACGCTTCGCCGACTGCCGCAAACGCACCAATCGCCTGCCCCTGGGCGCCGCCGCCCTGGCCGGCACCACCTACCCCATCGACCGGGAATTCGTCGCCGCCGAACTCGGCTTCGAGGGAGTCTGCGAAAACTCCCTGGACGCCGTTTCCGACCGGGACTTCGCCATCGAATTCTGTGCCGCCTGCGCCCTGCTCATGACCCACATCAGCCGCCTTTCCGAGGAACTGGTGATGTGGATGAGCCCCCGGGTCGGCTTCATCCAGATCGCCGACCGCTTCTGTACCGGCTCCTCGATCATGCCCCAGAAGAAAAACCCGGACGTGCCGGAGCTGGCCCGGGGCAAGACCGGCCGGGTGACCGGCCATCTCGTCGCCCTGCTCACCTTGATGAAGTCCCAGCCCCTGGCCTACAACAAGGATAATCAGGAGGACAAGGAGCCCCTCTTCGACGCCGTGGATACCGTCACCGACACCTTGCGCATCTTCGCCGACATGGCCGGTGGCATCACGGTCCGCGCCGACAACATGAGAGCGGCACTGAGCCAGGGCTTCGCCACCGCCACCGATCTGGCCGACTACCTGGCCAAAAAGGGCCTGCCCTTCCGCGACGCCCACGAGGCCGTCGGCCATGCCGTCAAGGCCGCCGAGCAGAAGGGCGTGGATCTGCCGCAACTGGCCCTGGCCGAGTTGCAAGCTTTCTCGCCCCTGATTGGCGAGGATGTTTTTGCCGTGCTCACCGTCGAGGGTTCGCTCGCCTCCCGCAAGCACATCGGTGGCACCGCCCCGGACCAGGTCAAGGCCGCCATCCTCCGCGCCCGCGGGCGCCTCGCGGATGATTAAGAAACTCGGCAAATACGAAATCATCCGCGAGCTGGGGCAGGGCGCCACCAGCACCGTGTACCTGGGGCTCGACCCCTTCGCCCAGCGGGACGTGGCCATCAAGGTGGCCACCCCCGAAGCCCTGCGCGACCCGGATCGCAGCCGGGTCTATTCCCACCTGTTTCTCAACGAAGCCTCCCTGGTCGGCAAGCTCGACCATCCACACATCGTCCAGATTTTCGACGCGGTGGTGGCGGACACCTTGTCCTACATCGTCATGGAATTCGTGCCCGGCGGCACACTGGAAGCCCACGCCCGGCCCCGGGATCTGCTGCCGGTGGAGCGGGTCATCGAAATCGTCTTCAAATGCACCCGGGCCCTGGACCACGCCTTCCGCCTCGGCATCACCCATCGCGACATCAAGCCGGCCAACATCCTCATGTCGCCGCAGTCCGACATCAAGATTTCCGACTTCGGCGCCGCCATCACCCGGGAAAACCTGGAGCGTACCCAGGTCTCGGGCATCGGCTCACCCGCCTATATGTCGCCGGAGCAGGTGCAGGAGCAGCCCCTGGACCACCGCACCGACATCTACTCCCTGGGGGTCGTCCTTTACCAGTTGCTGACCGGAGAGCTTCCCTTCCAGGCCAGCACCAGCTACAGCATGATCTACCAGATCATCCACACCCAGGCCTCCGAACCCTCCTTCCTGCGCCCGGAACTTCCCCCCGCCCTGGACACCGTCGTGGCGCGGGCCATGGCCAAGGATGTGCACGCCCGCTACCAGACCTGGGAGCACTTCGCCCACGATCTGGCCCAGGCGGCCCGTAAGCGCTCGCTGCGCACGCGCAAGTTCGAGCTTCCCGCCACGGAGAAATTCGACCTGCTGCGGGCCATGCCCTTCTTTCAGGATTTTCCAGACCCGGAGCTCTGGGAGGTTCTCGGTTTCGCCCAGTGGGAGCGGATTCCGGCTGAAACCCACATCGTCCGGGACGGCGACGAGGGCAGCTTTTTCTGCCTTCTCATCGGGGGCGAACTCAAGGTGGCCAAGAATGGCCGCGTCCTCAACCTGCTTTCCCCGGGGGATTGCTTCGGCGAGATGGCCGTCGTCACGCGGCGGGGAGGCCCCCGCACGGCCGACGTCATCGCCCTGAGCACCGCCAACGTGGTGACCATCCACCGCAGCGCCCTGGAAGGCGCCAGCGAGTCCTGCCGCATGCACTTCTACCAGGGTTTCCTGGAAGTGCTGGCCAACCGGCTCACCGTGGCCAATCAGCGACTGACCGCGGTCTGAAGGGCAGGTCGCAGCGCCGGGACAGTCGAGGAAAGGCGCCGCCCCCGAATTCGCCGCGGCGCGTCAGCCGGCGGAAGTCCCCTCGAGGAGTTTCTGCAATTCACCGGCCTGGTACATCTCGCGCATGATGTCGCAACCCCCGACGAACTCCCCCTTCACGTACAACTGGGGGATGGTCGGCCAGTTGGCGTAGTCCTTGATGCCCTGGCGGATGTCGGCGTCTTCCAGGACATTGACCGTCACGAATTCCTGCACCCCGCAGGTCCTGAGGATTTGCACCGCGGTGGCGGAAAAACCGCACTGGGGAAACTGAGCCGTCCCCTTCATGTAAAGGACCACCGGATGACCGGTGACGGTGGCGTGGATGCGCTGCTGAACGTTGTCGGACATGGTTCTTTCCCGGGAATTTCAAATCTGGCCGCCGCTGATGCGCTCACTGCCGGCGAGATCGGTTTGCGTGAGCACGTCTTTGAAGCCCGCACCCCGCAATAAGTTCCGGCATGCGGCGCCCTGGTCATGACCGTGCTCGAACCACAGCCAGCCACCGGGCCGCAGGTGGGCCGGCGCCCCCCGTACCACGGTCCGCACGGCGGCCAGGCCGTCGCCCCCCGCCACACCGTCGGTCAGGGCGCCCTGGGGTTCGAAGGGCAGGCCATCGTGGTCCAGATGGGGGTCGTCGAATTCGATATAGGGGGGATTGGCCACCACCAGGTCGAAACGCTCGCCGGGCAAGGGGCCGTACCAATCGCCGGCGCGAAAATCCACCGCCGCCCCGAGGGCCGCGGCATTGTCGGCCGCCACCACCAGGGCTTCGGGGGAGAGGTCCACCGCCACCACCCGGGCTCCGGGCCGCTCCAGGGCGAGCGTGACCGCGATGACGCCGGAACCCGTCCCCAGGTCGAGGATATGCGGCTCGGCCATACCGACCAAGGTCTTGAGAGCCCGTTCCACCAGCCCCTCGGTCTCCGGGCGGGGAATCAGCACCGCCGGGGTGACGGCGAACTCACGGCCAAAAAAACCCGCCCGGCCCAGCAGGTAGGCCAGGGGTTCCCCCGCTTGCCGCCGCGCGACGAGGGAATCGAGCCACACCCCCTGGTCCTCGGTGAGCACCTTCTCGGGACGCGCGATCAGGTCGGCATGGCTGCACGCGGCGGCATGCTGGACGATGAGGCGCGCGTCGAGCCGGTCGATAAGCTCTGCGGCCCGACGCCAGGCAGCGCCCCGCGTGAGGATCACCCCTGCTCCGCGAGCGCCGAGAGCTGCTCGGCCTGGTGCTCGTTGGCCAAGGCCGCCAGGAGTTCGTCCAGGTCGCCGTCCAGGATGGCGGCCAGTTTGTACAGGGTCAGGTTGATGCGGTGATCGGTGAGCCGACCCTGGGGGAAGTTGTAGGTCCGGATACGTTCGGAGCGGTCCCCGGAACCGATGAGGCTCTTGCGGGTGCTGGCGATGCGGCTCTGCTGCGCCCGCACCTGCACGTCCTTGATGCGCGCCGCCAGCACGCGCAGGGCGGAAGCCTTGTTGGCGTGCTGGGAGCGCCCGTCCTGGCATTCGGCGACGATGCCGGTAGGCAGGTGGGTGATGCGCACGGCGGAATCGGTCTTGTTGATATGCTGCCCCCCGGCCCCGGAGGCACGAAAGGTGTCGATGCGCAGATCGGCCGGGTTGAGTTCCACCTCGCCGACCGCGTCGGCCTCGGGCATCACGGCGACCGTACAGGCCGAAGTATGGATGCGCCCCTGGGTTTCGGTCTCCGGAACGCGCTGCACGCGATGCCCGCCGGATTCGAACTTGAGCCGAGAGTAGGCCCCGAAGCCAGCGATGCGGCAGATGATTTCCCGGTAGCCCCCCAGGTCGGATTGGTTGGCCGAAAGCACTTCCACCTCCCAGCGCTGACGCTCGGCAAAGCGCGAATACATGCGAAAGAGGTCGCCCGAGAACAGGGCCGACTCCTCGCCCCCGGTTCCAGCGCGGATTTCCAGAATGACGCTGCGTTCGTCGTCGGGATCCCGGGGCAGGAGCAACTTCTGAAGATCGATTTCCAGCTCGGGCAGGCGCGCCCGGGCGACGGACATTTCTTCCTCGGCAAACTCCCTCAGGTCCGGATCGGCCAGGAGGTTCTGCGCCTCGGCCAGATCGCCTTCGGCGCGGCGGAAGTCGCCGTAACGGGCGACGACGGGCTCCAACTCGGCCCGCTCCCGGGAAAGGCGGCGGAACTGCTCCATGTCGGCGGTCGCGGTCTCGGAGGCCAACAGGAGATCGATTTCCTCCAGGCGGTCGGACAGGTGGTCGAGCTTGAGGCGAATGCTGGCCTTCATGGATCGTTCGGGGCGGGGGAAGCCCGCCATGGTAACCGACATTGCCGTCCGTCGGCGACGGGCGGCCTTGCTCCGGGCTCCCTTACCCCCGAATAATGCCCCCTTACCCGCCCGTCCTCATGCCCCCCGTCTCAAACGCCCTACTCGCCGTTGCGGAAACCCTGGAAAGGCGCTGGCAGGACTATCTCGAACGCGGCGTCTTCGACGCCTTCGTCGAATTCACCCTGTCTCTCAATGGTCTCGCCGAGCACCTCGCCCGCCAGCAGATGCCCGGGCTGGTGCGCGCCTGCCAGGAACTCGAAAATACGGCCCTGAGCCTCTTCGGCAGCGGGGTTCCCCACCCCCTGGACAGCGACCGCAGCGGCATCATCGACCGCCAGTTGGGCGCCATCCTGCGCGAGTTGCGCCGCCATGAAACGCCGGCCGTCACCAGCCGACGGGGCAGCGAAGCCTCCCTGGGCCACGAAGGCGCCTGGAGCCGGCCGCGCCGCGTTCTCATCGTCGCCGCCCCGCAGCACCCCTGGAGCACCGCTCTCGCCGAGCAACTGGAATTTTTCGGCTTCCAGCCCAGCAGCATGCGCTGGGAAGACAGCCAGTCCGACGCCGAAACACCCCTCGCCGTCGTCTTCATCCCGGACCGGGAAGGCGACTACGGCCCGGAGGCGGTGGCCACCATCCGCCTGTTGCGCTCGGAATTCCCCGCCAGCACCTTCTACTGCCTCTCGGTTCCCGGCGCCCTGGGCGCCATCATCGACTTGCAGCGCGCCGGGGCAGACATCTGCGTCCCGACGGGCGACAAGCTGACCGATCTGGTCTCCCGCATCCTCGATCTGGTCCAGGCCCGCGAGCAGCACGTCGCGCGCGTGCTGGTGGTGGAGGACTCGGCCACGGCCACGGCCCACATCCGGCGCTCCCTTTCGCAACACGGCATTGACAGCGAAGCCATCAGCGATCCCCGCCTGCTGCTCGAAGCCACCGCCCGCTATCGGCCCGACCTGGTCCTCATGGACATGTACATGCCCTACTGCACGGGCGTCGAGGTGACCCGAGCCCTGCGCCAGTTGCGCGAATTCCAGGCCCTGCCTGTGGTGTATCTGTCGAGCGAGACCGACATCGTGCAGCAGGTCGAGGCCCTGCGCCTGGGGGGCGACCAGTTCCTCACCAAACCGGTCAACCCGGTGGTCCTCGCCGCCGTGGTCAAGACCAAGATCGAGCGCTACCGCGAAATGCTCCACTCCGGGCGCCACGACAGCCTGACCGGCCTCCTCAACCACACCGCCGCCAAGGCCCGCCTCGATGAACTGGTGCGCTCCGCCGGCGGCGAGCCGGTCACGGTGGCCATGATCGACATCGACCGTTTCAAGTCCATCAACGACACCTACGGCCACCCGGTGGGCGATCAGGTCATCCGCAGCCTGGCCTGGCTCCTGCGCGGGCGCCTGCGCAGCAGCGACCTCATCGGACGCTATGGCGGCGAGGAATTCATCCTCGCCCTGCCCGGAACCGACGGCGGACGAGCCAAGGCCCTGCTGGACCGCATTCGTGAAGATTTCTCCGAACTGCCGCTGGCCCACGGTAACGGCACCCTGCGCGCGACGTTCAGCTGTGGCCTGGCGTCCAAGGCCGACGCCGAAGATTCCGAATTGCTCATCACCGCCGCAGACGAAGCGCTGCTGGTCGCCAAGCGCTCGGGGCGCAATCTGGTGATCTCCGCCCTCCCTCGCCCGGTCGCCCGCGCCAAGATCTAGTAGGTTTGCGCCGATGCCGAGGCGCGGTAGCGCGCCTCGGGGTGCCCGCGGCCCTGTCCGACGGGGGGCGCCTACTCTTCCCGATGCAGGTGAAAGAGGCGCGTCGCGGCTGACTGGAGGTCCTGCCGCTCTTCGCCCTCGGCCAGATTGAGGGCCTGGGTCGGTGCGTGCAGGAACTTGTTGGTCAGACGATGGGAGAGATGTTCCAGCACCTTGTCGGGGGCTTCGCCCCGGGCCAGGAGCTTGGCGGCATGTTCCAGCTCGTGGCGGCGCAGGCGCTCTGCGTTGTCGCGCAGGGCGCGAATGACCGGCACGGAATCGCGGGAATCCAGCCAGGAAAGAAAATTCTCCACCCGGCTGCTGATGATGGCCTCGGCCTGGACGACCGCCGCCTGGCGGGATTCCAGGCCGCTTTCCACCACCTGGGCCAGATCGTCGACGGTGTAGAGGAACACGTCGTCGAGTTCGCCCACCTCGACCTCGATGTCCCGCGGCACCGCCAGATCGACCATGAAGATGGGCCGATGCCGGCGCGCCCGCACGGCCCGCTCGACCATGCCCAGGCCGATGATGGGCAGCGGACTGGCGGTGCAGGACACGACGATGTCGTGCTGGGGAAGGATTTCGGCCAACTCGTCGAGACGGACCGCCACCCCGCCGAATCGCTGGGCCAAAGCCTGTCCCCGCTCCACGGTACGGTTGGCGATGGTCACCTGGCGCGGCTTCTGGGCGCAGAAGTGGGCCGCGCACAGTTCGATCATCTCCCCGGCCCCGATGAACAGCACCCGCTGCTGCGCCATCGACTCGAAGATGCGCTCGGCCAGATGCACCGCCGCCGCCGCCATGGAAACGATATTGGCTCCGATGGCTGTGGTACTGCGTACCTCCTTGGCCACCGCAAAGGAGCGCTGAAAAAGCTTGTGCAACTGCGTGCCGAGGGTGCCTGCTTCTTCCGCGACGCGCACCGCGTCCTTCATCTGCCCCAGGATCTGCGGCTCGCCGATCACCATGGAATCCAGCCCGCTGGCCACCCGGAAGGCGTGGCGCACGGCCTCCGGCTGCGGAAAGGTATACAGATAGGGCTCGATGCGCGACCGCTCGACGCGATGGTATTCCGCCAGCCAGTCCGCCGCCGCTGCGGGCGCATCGGTCGTGCAATACAACTCCATCCGGTTGCAGGTGGACAGGATGGCGGCCTCCTTCACCGGCTTGGCCGACACCAGATGGGCCAGAGCCTTGGGCAGTCCCTCGGCGTGAAACGCCACCCGCTCGCGGATGGCGAGCGGAGCCGAATGGTGATTGATGCCGAGGGTGAAGATCACGGGTCGCGGGGGAGCAGGAATCGGCCCGGATTATAGCGCAGCCCTCAACGGCCCCCCCGGAGCGCCACCGCGGGGGGATGCGGTGAGAGTGGTCGGAACTGAAAGCCAGCGCGGAGATGCTTGGGTATTCCCAGGTGCTTTCGCGCATCGAACAGACGACAGCGCGCCACGGGGCGGGCAAGGGGCCGGTTGACGAGGTTTCGTTCATGAAGCGGCACGGCCTTGGCGGCCGGATTCTCAATACCCCGTTGGCCGACGAGTACCTGATCCGGGCGCTCGGCGCGAAGGTTTCCATCGACATGCGCCTCGATCTGTATGGGGATCGCGCCCTGTTCGAATTGCCTTGTGCGATGCGAGGGGAGGCCGGGCGGAAGGATTCAACCTAGCAACATAGGTTCAGCTATGTTCGGCCCGCCCCGCATCCCCGCTCGCTTTGTCGCTCATCCTCGCCATAGCTTCGGCTATGGCTGCGGTTCGCTTCGCGCGATCCGGGCGCGGAGGCGCGCCTCGGCATTCACGCAAACCTATCTGACTGACTACTAGGCGCAAGCGCTATGGATCCCGTCAACCCCCTCGCCGCGCTCGCCGCCCTCGTTCGCAAGCGCGTCGAATCCCGGCGCATCGAGGGCAAGCCGGTGGCAGCGGCCAATCGCCCAACTCACGCGGGATCAACCCCCGTACAACCCCGCACCACGCTGCCGGAATTGCAGCGCGAAATCGCGGTAGCTCTCCGCGCAGTTGAGCCCAGCGACCCGAACGCCCGAAGCAAAAAGCTGCGCATCTTCGCCGCGCGCGTGCTGCGCTGGCAATTCGGCGATGCCATGCTCGCCGACCCGGGGTTCGAGCAACTGATCGACGATGTCTTCGGGACATTGGCAGCAAACGAGCAGATTGCCGAAATGCTCGGTGCCCTTGAGGGCGGGGAAAAATAGGGCTTGGCGGCTCGCCGATGACCCCCTTCGGAACGGGCTACCGGACTTCCGATTCGAGAGAGAAGTGAAAGAAGAACCGCTGAGCGTCTAATTTGCAAACAGACTCAATCATCTTTG
It includes:
- a CDS encoding response regulator transcription factor; this encodes MPHTTPALTLLVVDDEPLARARLRELLADIAPSLPNTCVGEAGNGLEALDFLRHTPVDVVLADIRMPGMDGIELAGHLGGLEDGPAVIFTTAYDGYAVQAFDLNAIDYLLKPVRAQRLLAALQKLHPVRGKTGEALQAIGREMRGSGRSHLSCHERGRLLLVPVADVLYFKADLKYVTARTREREYLLDDALTHLEQEFAERFLRLHRAVLVARDALAGFERTAGDDAEAYGWALVRGVPDRLPVSRRQWAVARALATAG
- a CDS encoding histidine kinase, with product MIRQIQAVHPLPDWRNLGVVLRVLLGGNALALGAALLQSPDLRGWPWRFVELSALVEPLLLISLGIVAGARDVLWKLPPRAAQATVVGLAAGLAALQSDLWAWIGLDQGTPWESLRAALIAGGGAALLLAYFDLRLRAISPSMSEARLSALNARIRPHFLFNSLNAVLSLIRAEPRRAEEALESLSDLFRAALRDPAERVPLSDEIALARQYLDLERLRLGERLHVRWEVADLPLDEAIPPLMLQPLLENAVYHGIEPRPQGGTIDIAFSRRADELLIVIANPAGGGGHARGNHMAVANIRERLALYYDLEARLDIEEGTDVYRVLIHLPCRTRPQP
- the argH gene encoding argininosuccinate lyase: MTSNAAQYTWAGRFSEPVSDLVKRYTASVDFDRRMWRQDIRGSLAHARMLARQGIIAAADLADIERGMAQVATEIESGVFEWSLDLEDVHLNIEKRLTALVGDAGKRLHTGRSRNDQVATDIRLYLRDAIDDILGLIRAFRSALLDLAEKEAATPMPGFTHLQVAQPVTFGHHMLAYFEMFGRDGERFADCRKRTNRLPLGAAALAGTTYPIDREFVAAELGFEGVCENSLDAVSDRDFAIEFCAACALLMTHISRLSEELVMWMSPRVGFIQIADRFCTGSSIMPQKKNPDVPELARGKTGRVTGHLVALLTLMKSQPLAYNKDNQEDKEPLFDAVDTVTDTLRIFADMAGGITVRADNMRAALSQGFATATDLADYLAKKGLPFRDAHEAVGHAVKAAEQKGVDLPQLALAELQAFSPLIGEDVFAVLTVEGSLASRKHIGGTAPDQVKAAILRARGRLADD
- a CDS encoding protein kinase, producing the protein MIKKLGKYEIIRELGQGATSTVYLGLDPFAQRDVAIKVATPEALRDPDRSRVYSHLFLNEASLVGKLDHPHIVQIFDAVVADTLSYIVMEFVPGGTLEAHARPRDLLPVERVIEIVFKCTRALDHAFRLGITHRDIKPANILMSPQSDIKISDFGAAITRENLERTQVSGIGSPAYMSPEQVQEQPLDHRTDIYSLGVVLYQLLTGELPFQASTSYSMIYQIIHTQASEPSFLRPELPPALDTVVARAMAKDVHARYQTWEHFAHDLAQAARKRSLRTRKFELPATEKFDLLRAMPFFQDFPDPELWEVLGFAQWERIPAETHIVRDGDEGSFFCLLIGGELKVAKNGRVLNLLSPGDCFGEMAVVTRRGGPRTADVIALSTANVVTIHRSALEGASESCRMHFYQGFLEVLANRLTVANQRLTAV
- the grxD gene encoding Grx4 family monothiol glutaredoxin; the encoded protein is MSDNVQQRIHATVTGHPVVLYMKGTAQFPQCGFSATAVQILRTCGVQEFVTVNVLEDADIRQGIKDYANWPTIPQLYVKGEFVGGCDIMREMYQAGELQKLLEGTSAG
- the prmC gene encoding peptide chain release factor N(5)-glutamine methyltransferase, with amino-acid sequence MILTRGAAWRRAAELIDRLDARLIVQHAAACSHADLIARPEKVLTEDQGVWLDSLVARRQAGEPLAYLLGRAGFFGREFAVTPAVLIPRPETEGLVERALKTLVGMAEPHILDLGTGSGVIAVTLALERPGARVVAVDLSPEALVVAADNAAALGAAVDFRAGDWYGPLPGERFDLVVANPPYIEFDDPHLDHDGLPFEPQGALTDGVAGGDGLAAVRTVVRGAPAHLRPGGWLWFEHGHDQGAACRNLLRGAGFKDVLTQTDLAGSERISGGQI
- the prfA gene encoding peptide chain release factor 1, which gives rise to MKASIRLKLDHLSDRLEEIDLLLASETATADMEQFRRLSRERAELEPVVARYGDFRRAEGDLAEAQNLLADPDLREFAEEEMSVARARLPELEIDLQKLLLPRDPDDERSVILEIRAGTGGEESALFSGDLFRMYSRFAERQRWEVEVLSANQSDLGGYREIICRIAGFGAYSRLKFESGGHRVQRVPETETQGRIHTSACTVAVMPEADAVGEVELNPADLRIDTFRASGAGGQHINKTDSAVRITHLPTGIVAECQDGRSQHANKASALRVLAARIKDVQVRAQQSRIASTRKSLIGSGDRSERIRTYNFPQGRLTDHRINLTLYKLAAILDGDLDELLAALANEHQAEQLSALAEQG
- a CDS encoding diguanylate cyclase; protein product: MPPVSNALLAVAETLERRWQDYLERGVFDAFVEFTLSLNGLAEHLARQQMPGLVRACQELENTALSLFGSGVPHPLDSDRSGIIDRQLGAILRELRRHETPAVTSRRGSEASLGHEGAWSRPRRVLIVAAPQHPWSTALAEQLEFFGFQPSSMRWEDSQSDAETPLAVVFIPDREGDYGPEAVATIRLLRSEFPASTFYCLSVPGALGAIIDLQRAGADICVPTGDKLTDLVSRILDLVQAREQHVARVLVVEDSATATAHIRRSLSQHGIDSEAISDPRLLLEATARYRPDLVLMDMYMPYCTGVEVTRALRQLREFQALPVVYLSSETDIVQQVEALRLGGDQFLTKPVNPVVLAAVVKTKIERYREMLHSGRHDSLTGLLNHTAAKARLDELVRSAGGEPVTVAMIDIDRFKSINDTYGHPVGDQVIRSLAWLLRGRLRSSDLIGRYGGEEFILALPGTDGGRAKALLDRIREDFSELPLAHGNGTLRATFSCGLASKADAEDSELLITAADEALLVAKRSGRNLVISALPRPVARAKI
- a CDS encoding glutamyl-tRNA reductase is translated as MIFTLGINHHSAPLAIRERVAFHAEGLPKALAHLVSAKPVKEAAILSTCNRMELYCTTDAPAAAADWLAEYHRVERSRIEPYLYTFPQPEAVRHAFRVASGLDSMVIGEPQILGQMKDAVRVAEEAGTLGTQLHKLFQRSFAVAKEVRSTTAIGANIVSMAAAAVHLAERIFESMAQQRVLFIGAGEMIELCAAHFCAQKPRQVTIANRTVERGQALAQRFGGVAVRLDELAEILPQHDIVVSCTASPLPIIGLGMVERAVRARRHRPIFMVDLAVPRDIEVEVGELDDVFLYTVDDLAQVVESGLESRQAAVVQAEAIISSRVENFLSWLDSRDSVPVIRALRDNAERLRRHELEHAAKLLARGEAPDKVLEHLSHRLTNKFLHAPTQALNLAEGEERQDLQSAATRLFHLHREE